A single genomic interval of Monodelphis domestica isolate mMonDom1 chromosome X, mMonDom1.pri, whole genome shotgun sequence harbors:
- the HTR2C gene encoding 5-hydroxytryptamine receptor 2C isoform X1: MLIHRIRALSSVLQNSLMALHLSRNLTETGMDEYMNGTDTENGTKPEPTPTPGPIRKNWPALLIFIVIVITVAGNILVILAVSLEKKLQNATNFFLMSLAVADMLVGLLVMPVSVLTILYEYTWPLPKQLCPMWISLDVLFSTASIMHLCAISLDRYIAIRNPIEHSRFNSRTKAIIKIAIVWTISMAVSVPIPIIGLRDESKVFVNGSCTLNEPNFVLIGSFVAFFIPLFIMVITYCLTIQVLQGQSQVFGGERRRKRSKFGCLRRERSANNISTIHNPNAIRIISPGHREGYRKGTMQAIANERRASKVLGIVFFLFLLMWCPFFVTNIMAVMCTQSCRKSTLDELLSVFVWIGYVCSGINPLVYTLFNKTYRRAFLKYLSFGWLGKTKSPPRQIPLSAANLYPREYPGRDFVPTGFTPREYCVTHEEEEDDDVPQIYPLEERSIEERSIEERSIEERSIEERPNTELVEVVIEMAPCSPQPIVEDTCTMVDEKVTTV; encoded by the exons ATGTTGATACACAGAATAAGGGCACTCTCCAG TGTCCtacaaaacagcctcatggctTTACATTTAAGCCGCAACCTGACTGAAACTGGCATGGACGAATACATGAATGGCACCGACACCGAAAATGGCACCAAACCGGAACCCACCCCGACCCCAGGACCGATCCGCAAGAACTGGCCAGCCCTCCTGATCTTTATCGTCATCGTGATTACTGTTGCCGGCAACATACTGGTGATCCTGGCCGTGTCCCTGGAGAAGAAGTTGCAGAATGCAACTAACTTCTTCTTGATGTCACTGGCCGTGGCCGACATGTTAGTCGGTTTGTTAGTCATGCCGGTGTCTGTTCTTACCATCCTCTACG AATACACTTGGCCTCTTCCGAAACAACTCTGTCCGATGTGGATCTCCCTGGATGTGCTCTTCTCGACTGCGTCCATCATGCACCTCTGCGCTATCTCCCTGGATCGCTACATTGCTATCCGGAACCCGATTGAGCATAGCCGCTTCAACTCTCGCACCAAGGCCATTATTAAGATTGCCATTGTCTGGACTATCTCGATGG CTGTGTCTGTGCCCATCCCAATCATCGGTCTGAGGGATGAGAGCAAGGTCTTTGTGAATGGAAGCTGCACTCTGAACGAACCCAACTTTGTGCTGATTGGCTCCTTCGTGGCGtttttcattcctcttttcaTTATGGTTATCACCTACTGCCTGACCATTCAGGTCTTGCAGGGCCAGAGCCAGGTGTTTGGGGGCGAGAGGCGTAGGAAGCGCTCCAAGTTTGGCTGCCTGCGGAGGGAGAGGAGTGCCAACAACATCTCCACGATCCACAACCCCAATGCCATTCGTATTATTTCTCCGGGCCATCGGGAGGGTTATCGTAAGGGTACCATGCAAGCCATTGCTAATGAGCGTAGGGCCTCCAAGGTGCTTggcattgttttctttctcttcctgctcATGTGGTGCCCATTCTTTGTCACTAATATCATGGCGGTTATGTGCACTCAGTCCTGCCGCAAGTCAACTCTTGATGAGCTCCTGAGTGTGTTCGTTTGGATTGGTTATGTGTGCTCTGGCATCAACCCCCTAGTGTACACCCTTTTCAACAAGACCTACCGCCGGGCCTTCCTTAAGTACCTTAGCTTTGGATGGCTGGGGAAAACCAAGAGCCCCCCCCGGCAGATCCCACTCAGTGCTGCTAACCTGTACCCCAGGGAATACCCTGGGAGGGACTTTGTCCCAACTGGATTTACCCCAAGGGAGTATTGCGTGACtcatgaggaggaggaggatgatgATGTGCCCCAGATTTATCCCCTTGAGGAGAGGTCCATTGAGGAGAGGTCCATTGAGGAGAGGTCCATTGAGGAGAGGTCCATTGAGGAGAGGCCCAATACTGAGTTGGTTGAGGTGGTGATTGAGATGGCACCTTGCTCTCCCCAGCCGATAGTTGAGGATACCTGTACTATGGTCGATGAGAAAGTCACTACCGTTTAA
- the HTR2C gene encoding 5-hydroxytryptamine receptor 2C isoform X2 yields the protein MALHLSRNLTETGMDEYMNGTDTENGTKPEPTPTPGPIRKNWPALLIFIVIVITVAGNILVILAVSLEKKLQNATNFFLMSLAVADMLVGLLVMPVSVLTILYEYTWPLPKQLCPMWISLDVLFSTASIMHLCAISLDRYIAIRNPIEHSRFNSRTKAIIKIAIVWTISMAVSVPIPIIGLRDESKVFVNGSCTLNEPNFVLIGSFVAFFIPLFIMVITYCLTIQVLQGQSQVFGGERRRKRSKFGCLRRERSANNISTIHNPNAIRIISPGHREGYRKGTMQAIANERRASKVLGIVFFLFLLMWCPFFVTNIMAVMCTQSCRKSTLDELLSVFVWIGYVCSGINPLVYTLFNKTYRRAFLKYLSFGWLGKTKSPPRQIPLSAANLYPREYPGRDFVPTGFTPREYCVTHEEEEDDDVPQIYPLEERSIEERSIEERSIEERSIEERPNTELVEVVIEMAPCSPQPIVEDTCTMVDEKVTTV from the exons atggctTTACATTTAAGCCGCAACCTGACTGAAACTGGCATGGACGAATACATGAATGGCACCGACACCGAAAATGGCACCAAACCGGAACCCACCCCGACCCCAGGACCGATCCGCAAGAACTGGCCAGCCCTCCTGATCTTTATCGTCATCGTGATTACTGTTGCCGGCAACATACTGGTGATCCTGGCCGTGTCCCTGGAGAAGAAGTTGCAGAATGCAACTAACTTCTTCTTGATGTCACTGGCCGTGGCCGACATGTTAGTCGGTTTGTTAGTCATGCCGGTGTCTGTTCTTACCATCCTCTACG AATACACTTGGCCTCTTCCGAAACAACTCTGTCCGATGTGGATCTCCCTGGATGTGCTCTTCTCGACTGCGTCCATCATGCACCTCTGCGCTATCTCCCTGGATCGCTACATTGCTATCCGGAACCCGATTGAGCATAGCCGCTTCAACTCTCGCACCAAGGCCATTATTAAGATTGCCATTGTCTGGACTATCTCGATGG CTGTGTCTGTGCCCATCCCAATCATCGGTCTGAGGGATGAGAGCAAGGTCTTTGTGAATGGAAGCTGCACTCTGAACGAACCCAACTTTGTGCTGATTGGCTCCTTCGTGGCGtttttcattcctcttttcaTTATGGTTATCACCTACTGCCTGACCATTCAGGTCTTGCAGGGCCAGAGCCAGGTGTTTGGGGGCGAGAGGCGTAGGAAGCGCTCCAAGTTTGGCTGCCTGCGGAGGGAGAGGAGTGCCAACAACATCTCCACGATCCACAACCCCAATGCCATTCGTATTATTTCTCCGGGCCATCGGGAGGGTTATCGTAAGGGTACCATGCAAGCCATTGCTAATGAGCGTAGGGCCTCCAAGGTGCTTggcattgttttctttctcttcctgctcATGTGGTGCCCATTCTTTGTCACTAATATCATGGCGGTTATGTGCACTCAGTCCTGCCGCAAGTCAACTCTTGATGAGCTCCTGAGTGTGTTCGTTTGGATTGGTTATGTGTGCTCTGGCATCAACCCCCTAGTGTACACCCTTTTCAACAAGACCTACCGCCGGGCCTTCCTTAAGTACCTTAGCTTTGGATGGCTGGGGAAAACCAAGAGCCCCCCCCGGCAGATCCCACTCAGTGCTGCTAACCTGTACCCCAGGGAATACCCTGGGAGGGACTTTGTCCCAACTGGATTTACCCCAAGGGAGTATTGCGTGACtcatgaggaggaggaggatgatgATGTGCCCCAGATTTATCCCCTTGAGGAGAGGTCCATTGAGGAGAGGTCCATTGAGGAGAGGTCCATTGAGGAGAGGTCCATTGAGGAGAGGCCCAATACTGAGTTGGTTGAGGTGGTGATTGAGATGGCACCTTGCTCTCCCCAGCCGATAGTTGAGGATACCTGTACTATGGTCGATGAGAAAGTCACTACCGTTTAA